The DNA window CACATGACGTCCCGGCGGCGGAATTTCCCCGGCCCGCAAGGTTGCCTCCTCAACGCTCGCATCCTCCTGCAGCAGAACCCGGTCGGCACCCTCGGGCATGTGGGCACCGGTGGAGATGCGGACCGCTTCTCCGGGGCCGAGCGCGCCGCCGAACGGCACCCCGGCGCGGCTCTCGCCGACAATTCGCCACGGTCCGCTGCCGCTGTCGCTGTGAGCGTCGGCGTCGGCGCTCAGCGCATATCCATCCATCGCGGAAAGGTCGGCCGGAGGCTGCGTGCGCGCGGCCCGGAGGTCGACGGCGAGCACTCGCCCGTGCGCTTGGTCGACAGACACCTCCTCGATGCGAACGGGTGGAGCGAGTGCAAGCAATCGTTCCTGCGCTTCCTCCAGGGCAAGCGGGCCGTTCATCAATCGCTCCCGGGTGCACGCCAGTGGCCGCTCTTGCCGCCCTGCTTCTCGAGCAGGCGGACCTCGCCAATGACCATCGCCTTGTCGATCGATTTCGCCATGTCGTAGATCGTCAGCAAAGCGACCGAGACCGCGACCATCGCTTCCATCTCGACCCCGGTCCTGCCGGTCAGCGAAGCGGTACCGGTAGCGCGGATCGCGTTTTCCTCGAAGTCGAACTCGACCGTCATCGCATCGAGGGCAAGGGGGTGGCAAAGCGGGATCAACTCGCCCGTGCGCTTGGCTGCCATGATGCCTGCGATGCGCGCGGCCGCGAGGACATCGCCCTTGGGCGCCTCGCCCCCGCGTATCGCTGCAAGAGCTTGAGCAGACATCGCGATGCGGCCCGATGCCACCGCGACCCGATTGCTTGACTGCTTGCCCCCCACATCGACCATCCGCGCTGCGCCGTCATCTCCCAGATGCGTGAGACGGCTTGAGTTTTCGCTCATATCTTCGGCTCCCCTCGTCGGCTTGCAGCAAGCGCTCCCGATCGCATCAGGCGATAGGGATGGAAAAATGCCACGAAGCGGCGAGCCGGAACAGTGGCGCTTTTGGGGAAGTGTCAGGCCCTGAGCAGTTCGCGTGTGGCGGCGGCGATATCGCTCGCGCGCATCAGGCTTTCACCCACGAGAAAGCAGCGCACACCTGATCTGGCAAGCCGTTCGCAATCAGCTGCGGTGGCAATCCCGCTCTCGCCGACGATCAGCGCATCCTGCGGCGCGAGCGGGGCGAGGCGTTCGGTCACCGCGAGCGAGGTCTCGAAACTGCGCAGGTCGCGATTGTTGACGCCGATGAGACGCGATTTCAGATGCTTCGCCGCGCGTTCCAACTCGCGCTCGTCGTGCACTTCGACCAGCACATCCATGCCGAGATCCAGAGCTGCGGCTTCGATTTGCGACATCTGCCCGTCCTCGAGCGCGGCGACTATCACCAGCACTGCATCCGCCCCGATCGCGCGCGCCTCGATGCATTGCCACGGATCGACCATGAAATCCTTGCGCAGAACCGGCAGCGCGGAGGCGCTCCGGGCAGCGACGAGATAATCCTCATGGCCCTGGAAATAGGGCGCGTCGGTAAGGACCGAGAGACAGGCTGCGCCGCCCGCTTCGTAGTCGCGGGCATGGTCGCCCGGCCTGAAATCCTCGCGTATGAGGCCCTTGGACGGGCTGGCGCGCTTGATCTCGGCGATGAGCCCGAAGCCCGTGGCGCTCGCTTCTCGCAGGGCGGTCTCGAAACCGCGCGGCGGCGCGGCGCGCGAGGCGGCCGTTTCGAGTTCGGAAAGCGCGATCGCATTCTTGCGAGCTGCAACGATCTCGCGCTTGGCCGCGCAGATTTCCTCGAGCTTGTTCATGCAGGAAGCCTTTGCCGTTCGCGCCCCGCGAAGTCGAGAGGCGCTTGGAAAATCGTGTGTCGATCGCGTTTCTCAGGCCCGAGGAAACTTCACACTGCCATGGCGATCCAGCGATCGAGCAGGCCATGCGCCGCGCCCGAATCAAGCGCTTCGGCAGCGATTGCGACCCGCTCGTGCCAATCCTGACCGCGCTTTGCGACGCGCAGGGCTCCGGCTGCGTTGAACAGCACCGCGTCGCGGTATGGGCCGGGCGCGCCCATGAGGAGCGCCTTCAAGGCCGCCGCGTTGTGCATGGCATCGTCGCCGCGGATCGCCTCGATCGGCGTGCGGGGGAGGCCTGCATCCTCGGGCGCGGCACGCTGCATCTCGAAATTGTGCCCGGTCACGACCGCGACCTCGTTTCCGCCGGCAAGGGACAGCTCGTCGAGACCTTCATCACCCGATACGATCAGAGAACGGCCCGTGCCGAGCTTGGCCATCGCGCCCGCATAGATCGGAACATAGGCCGGACGGGCGATGCCGATCAGCTGGCTAGAGACCCGCGCGGGATTGGACAACGGACCCATCAGGTTGAAGATCGTTCGCCGCCCGATCTTTCTGCGGATGGGCTGAATGCGTCCCATTGCGGGATGGTGGTTCTTTGCGAAGAGGAAGCAGATGCCGAGTTCGGCCAGCGTTTTTTCGGCCGTGCGTCCGGCTGCATCCATGTCGAGGCCAAGAGCTTCGAGCGTATCTGCCGCGCCCGCCTTGGATGAAGCCGCACGGTTGCCGTGCTTGGCCACCGGCACGCCGCAGGCTGCGACCACCAGGCTGACAGCGGTCGATACATTGAGCGTGTGGTGCCCGTCGCCGCCCGTGCCGCAGACGTCGATCGCGTCATCGGGCGCATCGATCGGGATCAGACGCGCACGCAGCGCCCGGGCGGCACCCGCAATCTCGTTTGACGTCTCGCCGCGTTCGGTGAGTCCGATCAGGAAGCTCTCGATTTCGTCTTCCGATGGCTTGCCGTCCAGCAGGATACCGAAAGCGGTTTCGGCCTCGTTCTCCGAAAGAGGTCTGGAAATGTCGGGCAGCAGGCTCATGAGGCGATCCGCTCCGGCAAGGTCGCCTCGATTCCGCAGATCCTCGCGAAATTGGCAAGCAGGGCATGGCCGTGCTCGGTCGCGATGCTTTCGGGATGGAACTGGACCCCGTGGATCGGCAATTCGGAATGGCGAAAGCCCATGACCGATGCATGGTCGCCGCCCGGCGTTTCTGCATGGGCGTTGGCGATGAGGACGGCCGGCGCATCCACAACCTCCAGGCTGTGATAGCGCGTCGCTATGAACGGAGAGGGGAGGCCAGCGAACACGCCGCTGGCGTCATGAGTTACCGGACTGGTCTTGCCGTGCATCAGCCCGCCGCGCACGACTCGTCCGCCGAAATGCTGTCCGATCGCCTGATGGCCGAGACAGACGCCGAGCAAGGGTACGTTCGCGTCCGCGCAGGCGGCGACGAGATCGAGGCTTACCCCTGCGTCGTCGGGGGTGCAGGGCCCGGGCGAGATCAGGAACCCCTTTGCACCTGTAGCCAGCGCCTCGCTCGCCGAGATCGCATCATTGCGTTCCACGCGCACGTCGGCGCCCAGTTCCATCAGGTAATGGACTAGATTGAAGGTGAAGCTGTCGTAATTGTCGATGACTAGGATGTCGGGCGTGGTCATGGCTGCTTTCCTGCCAGCTTGTCTGTCGCACGCACGAGTCCGTCGATGATACCCGGCTCGCCCGAGGAATGGCCGGCATCGTGGACGATCCACAGATCGGCGCCCGGCCATGCCTTCTTGACCTCCCACGCGCTGGTCGGCGGAGTGCAGATGTCGTGGCGGCCCTGGACGATGATGCCGGGAATGTCCCGGACGCGGTCCATGTTCGCCAGCAGCTGACCTTCCTCCAGATAGAAGTCGTTGAGGAAGAATCGCGCGCAGATACGGGCAAAGGGCACCGCCTTCGATGGGTCGGCGAATTCCTCCAGCAGCGCCTCGTTGGGAAGCAGCGTTGCGACCGTCCCTTCCCAAAGCGACCACTCACGTGCGGCGGCAAGGCGGGTTTCCTCGTCATCGCTGGTCAGCCGATCATGATAGGCCTTCACGAGGTCGCCGCGCTCATCCTTCGGGATCAGACCGGTAAACTGTTCCCATTGCTCGGCCATGATCTCGCTCGCACCGTAGCGGTAAAGCCAGTTCTTTTCCTTCTGGCGGGCGAGGAACACGCCGCGCAGCACGATCTCGCTGACCCGGTTCGGATGGGCCTGCGCATAGGCGAGGGCGAGCGTTGCGCCCCAGCTGCCGCCGAACACCTGCCAGCTGTCGTGCCCGCACATTTCGCGCAGGCGTTCGATATCCGCGACGATGCGCTGGGTGTCGTTGTTCTCGATTTCGGCAAAGGGCATCGACCTGCCGCAGCCGCGCTGGTCGAACAGGAGCACGTCGTAGAGCGCCGGATCCCATTGGCGGCGGTGCGATGGGCTCATTCCTCCGCCCGGTCCTCCATGGAGGAAAACCGCCGGCTTGGCCCCAGGTGTGCCGACACGTTCATAGTAGAGCGAATGGCCCTCTCCGACATCGAGCATACCGGTCTCGTAGGGCTCGATTTCCGGATAGAGCGTACGTTCGTAGGTCAGCGTCATGGTTTCGTCTCCACCACGATGATCGGTCCTGCGCGGCCGCTGTCCAGTCGTCCGGTCGCAGGGTCCCACAGCGCGGAATTGTTCGAAAGTAGAAGCAGTGCCTGCTCAGTCTTCAGTTCATCCCGGTAAAAGCGTGCGATCCGCCCGAAGCTTACCGGTGCATCCGCGATCACGAAATGGGCGCGCCCTTCGCGATCGATGCCGACGCCGTTGCGAACGGCACGGGAGGGACCGTCATCCTCGAAATCGGGATGGAGTTTGCCGTCGATGACGAGCATTGGTCCCGACTGTGTGCCGAATTGCGGGCGGTCTCGCACGGTCGCGAAAAAGGCGTCAGTTGCAAGCACGCGCCACCTGCCGTCGCTGCCGAAGAAAACGCCGTTGGGCTTCATGTAGAAATTGCCGTCGCCTCCGCCGCGCGCCAGTTCCGAAGCGCGCTCACCGGCTTCGACGTAATAACCGATCGCGCGCAGATCGTCGCCGAATGCGCCGCCCGTGACGGCAAAGGCGATGGTTTCGGCCTGCGCTGACCCGGCGAAAGAGGCGAGCGAGCCGTAAGGCTGGCCGCCTTCGGCCGCGAGCACGGTGCGTATCGAGTGGCGTTTCGGATCAGCGATGCAATGGGTGAGCGGCACGTCCTCGAAGGTAACGGCTGTGCAGGCTGAAGCGCGGGCCGGCTCCTGCGGTACTTCGGCCTCGACGATTTCCGGCCCTTGCTGACTGCCCGGTCCGTCCAGTTCGCTGCGGACCACGGGCTCGCCCGCGGGCTGCTGTTCGCAGGCGGCGAGGGCCAGCAGGCCTGCAATAAGGGCAGACAAACGCGTCACTGGCCGTATCCCGGCTCGGATGCAACGCGCACCGCTTCGCGCGCGGCGGCGAACAGCGCACCCGCTTTTGCGCGGCACTCGGCAAGTTCGGCATCGGGGTCCGAATCCGCGACGATCCCCGCCCCCGCCTGTACGTGCATGGTCCCGTCCTTCACCACGGCGGTACGCAGAACGATGCACGAATCGACCGAGCCGTCCGGGGCGAAGTAGCCGACGCCTCCGGCATAGGCCCCGCGCGTTTCGGGCTCGAGTTGGGCGATGATCTCGCAGGCTCGAATCTTGGGTGCGCCCGAGACCGTGCCTGCGGGAAAGCCTGCGAATAGCGCGTCAAGCGCATCGCGCCCTTCGGCGAGTTCGCCCACGACATTGCTGACAATATGCATCACATGGCTGTAGCGTTCGATCGTGAAGCTGTCCGTTACAGTGACGCTTCCGCGCGCCGCCACCCGGCCGACATCGTTGCGGCCGAGGTCGAGCAGCATGAGGTGTTCGGCGCATTCCTTCGGATCGGCGAGCAATTCCGCCTCGTTCGCGAGATCCTTCGCGCGTGTTTCGCCCCGGGGCCGCGTGCCGGCGATCGGGCGGATGGTAACCTCACGCTTTCCGCTGGCGTCGGCACGCACACGAACCAGGATTTCCGGGCTGGAGCCGACAATGGCGAAGCCGGGCAGGTCGAGGAAATAGAGGAATGGCGAAGGATTGACCCGCCGCAGGGCGCGGTAAAGCGCGAGCGGGGGCAGCGCGAACGGACAGGTGAACCGCTGCGCCAGCACGACCTGGAAGATGTCTCCTGCGAGGATGTAATCCTTGGCCCGCGCGACCATCGCCTTGTAGTCATCCCCCGCCATAATCGACACCGGTTCAGGCATCGCCGTACCAAGGGCCGCGCGCGATTCTGCGGGACGAGGGCGGACCAGCGCTGCGAGGGCCGCGTCGATCCGTTCGCCCGCCTGCGCAATGGCGAAATCCGGCGCCTCCGCCTCCCAGATCGGGGCGACGCAGAAAAGAGTGTCGGTGAGACCGTCGAACACGCAGATCAGCGTCGGGCGTACGAACAGCATGTCGGGAAGGGCAAGTTCACTTTCCGCCGCGCGCGGAAGTTTTTCGACCAGCCCGATCGTCTCGTAGCCGAAATAGCCGACGAGACATGCAAGCGCGGGCGGCAGCGCCTCGGGCACGTCGATCCGGCAGTCCTGTGCGAGAGAGCGCAACCGATCCAGCGGATTGCCCGGGATTGCCTCGAAGGCATTGCGGTCGCGCCGCCAGTGCCGATTGATCTGGGCTGTACCTGCATGGCTGCGAAAGACGAGGTCGGGATCGAGGCCAAGCAGGCTGTAGCGCCCACGGATTTCGCCGCCCTCGACCGATTCGAGCAGGAAATCGCCTCGCCCTTCCTCGATCAGGCGGCGCGCGGCACCTACCGGCGTGTCGCAATCGGCAACCACCTTTCGCCAGACCAGTGCCGGGGCGCCCGATCTAAGCGCATGCGCTGCCTCTTCTGCACCATCAGGCAAGCCGGCATCGACGCGGGCAGAGCCTTCTTCCGTCCCAGTCACGCGCGACCCCTCGACTTCGTTCAGCTTTCGCCCGCAAGACGCCTGCGGACGGCTTCAATCGCATCTTCGTTGCGCTCGACCCCGACTTCATCGCGGATCGCCCGGGTCAATTGGCGACGGTATTCTTCGGCCAGCGTGGGCGCGAATTGCTGGCGGGTCTGGGCAATGACGGGATCGTCTGAGGCAATGTCGCCGGTTTCCACTTCTTCGAGATCGACGAGGTACCAGCCGATGTCCTGCGGCGCTTCGAGCAGCTTGGTGGAACCCTGCGCCATCGAAAACAGCAGCACCAGTGGCGGTGCGATTCCGCGCCCGCGCTGGGCCAGCAGTTCGCGCCGCGAAAGCTCGACGGGCTGGACCTGGAAGCGCGGCTCCTCCTCAGCTCGCAGCGCATCGGCGAAATCGGTTCCCTCGCGGGTCTTCTCGAGCACGCGGCGAGCCACCTCGCGGGCCTTGGCGTTGCCCTCGGCGCGGCGCCAGGCGGCCGTGACCTGATCGCGGATCTCGGCAAGGGGCGGGGCGGCCGAGGGGATAACCTCGCTCACGTCGTAGATGATGAAGCGGTCGGCCGAGCCGAGCGCGGCGAGCTGCGGTTCGCTTTCCTCCATCTCGAAAGCGGTCTCGAGTACGGGACCGACCTCGCGCGGGACATCCGCGCCGGGCTCGCCGAACACAGTGCCGTTAGCAAGCAGAGGCGCGGTGGTGGTCACTTCGAGTTCGAAAGCTTCGGCCACCTCCGCAAGCGAAGTGCCGTCATAGAGCTCGTCCTCGATCCTGGCAGACAGGTCGACGAGCGCGGCCGCACGTTTCTCCTGCAGGATCTGCTGCGTTATCTCCTCGCTTGCCTCGGAGAGGGTGCGGGCGGGGATCTGCTCGACCTCGTCGATCCGCGCGACATACCAGCCCAGCATGCCGCGCGCAGGCTCGACCATTCCGCCTTTTTCGGCCGCGAAGGCCGCTTCCGCGAAAGCGAAGTTGGTCGCGTTCGCCATCGCTTCGCGGTCGCGCAGATCGCTCGATGAGACCTGGAATCCCGCCTGCTGGGCCGCCGCCTCGAGCGAGAGCCCGCCACGAATGCGCTCGACAAGCGATCGGGCCGCTTCCTCGGTCGGCACCACGAATGAGGTGATGGCCCGGCGTTCGCGCGCACTGAAGGCCTCGCGGTTGCTTTCATAACGAGCCGCTATCTCTTCCTCGGTAGGCTCGAGGTCGGCGAGGACCGTATCCGCTCCGAAGGTCGCGAAGCGGATGACCCGCCGTTCGGGACGCCGGAACTGGCTGCGATTGTCCTCGTAGTATGCTGCAAGCTCGCCCGCCTCCGGTTCGCCTTCGGGCGCGTAGAGGGC is part of the Erythrobacter litoralis genome and encodes:
- the trpC gene encoding indole-3-glycerol phosphate synthase TrpC is translated as MNKLEEICAAKREIVAARKNAIALSELETAASRAAPPRGFETALREASATGFGLIAEIKRASPSKGLIREDFRPGDHARDYEAGGAACLSVLTDAPYFQGHEDYLVAARSASALPVLRKDFMVDPWQCIEARAIGADAVLVIVAALEDGQMSQIEAAALDLGMDVLVEVHDERELERAAKHLKSRLIGVNNRDLRSFETSLAVTERLAPLAPQDALIVGESGIATAADCERLARSGVRCFLVGESLMRASDIAAATRELLRA
- a CDS encoding peptidylprolyl isomerase codes for the protein MSRRAASSGTARHMISSIRRFFQSKLGLPIFIGFLVIVALAFAAADITGSTFGGVAGGDRIAVVGDERVPASELESTAQSALAQVRQQDPTIGMPEFVEQGLLDEVLRQLFDQYAVGNYAEDLGLRAGRNLVNSDILQIPAFRNVAGEFDEQVYQQALRAQGLSDEMLRGDLKDGLLQQMLFRPALAAPQLSERAARQYASLVLERRRGAIALIPSALYAPEGEPEAGELAAYYEDNRSQFRRPERRVIRFATFGADTVLADLEPTEEEIAARYESNREAFSARERRAITSFVVPTEEAARSLVERIRGGLSLEAAAQQAGFQVSSSDLRDREAMANATNFAFAEAAFAAEKGGMVEPARGMLGWYVARIDEVEQIPARTLSEASEEITQQILQEKRAAALVDLSARIEDELYDGTSLAEVAEAFELEVTTTAPLLANGTVFGEPGADVPREVGPVLETAFEMEESEPQLAALGSADRFIIYDVSEVIPSAAPPLAEIRDQVTAAWRRAEGNAKAREVARRVLEKTREGTDFADALRAEEEPRFQVQPVELSRRELLAQRGRGIAPPLVLLFSMAQGSTKLLEAPQDIGWYLVDLEEVETGDIASDDPVIAQTRQQFAPTLAEEYRRQLTRAIRDEVGVERNEDAIEAVRRRLAGES
- the moaC gene encoding cyclic pyranopterin monophosphate synthase MoaC, with the translated sequence MSENSSRLTHLGDDGAARMVDVGGKQSSNRVAVASGRIAMSAQALAAIRGGEAPKGDVLAAARIAGIMAAKRTGELIPLCHPLALDAMTVEFDFEENAIRATGTASLTGRTGVEMEAMVAVSVALLTIYDMAKSIDKAMVIGEVRLLEKQGGKSGHWRAPGSD
- a CDS encoding anthranilate synthase component II is translated as MTTPDILVIDNYDSFTFNLVHYLMELGADVRVERNDAISASEALATGAKGFLISPGPCTPDDAGVSLDLVAACADANVPLLGVCLGHQAIGQHFGGRVVRGGLMHGKTSPVTHDASGVFAGLPSPFIATRYHSLEVVDAPAVLIANAHAETPGGDHASVMGFRHSELPIHGVQFHPESIATEHGHALLANFARICGIEATLPERIAS
- the pip gene encoding prolyl aminopeptidase, whose protein sequence is MTLTYERTLYPEIEPYETGMLDVGEGHSLYYERVGTPGAKPAVFLHGGPGGGMSPSHRRQWDPALYDVLLFDQRGCGRSMPFAEIENNDTQRIVADIERLREMCGHDSWQVFGGSWGATLALAYAQAHPNRVSEIVLRGVFLARQKEKNWLYRYGASEIMAEQWEQFTGLIPKDERGDLVKAYHDRLTSDDEETRLAAAREWSLWEGTVATLLPNEALLEEFADPSKAVPFARICARFFLNDFYLEEGQLLANMDRVRDIPGIIVQGRHDICTPPTSAWEVKKAWPGADLWIVHDAGHSSGEPGIIDGLVRATDKLAGKQP
- a CDS encoding phosphodiester glycosidase family protein, whose product is MTRLSALIAGLLALAACEQQPAGEPVVRSELDGPGSQQGPEIVEAEVPQEPARASACTAVTFEDVPLTHCIADPKRHSIRTVLAAEGGQPYGSLASFAGSAQAETIAFAVTGGAFGDDLRAIGYYVEAGERASELARGGGDGNFYMKPNGVFFGSDGRWRVLATDAFFATVRDRPQFGTQSGPMLVIDGKLHPDFEDDGPSRAVRNGVGIDREGRAHFVIADAPVSFGRIARFYRDELKTEQALLLLSNNSALWDPATGRLDSGRAGPIIVVETKP
- the trpD gene encoding anthranilate phosphoribosyltransferase; the protein is MSLLPDISRPLSENEAETAFGILLDGKPSEDEIESFLIGLTERGETSNEIAGAARALRARLIPIDAPDDAIDVCGTGGDGHHTLNVSTAVSLVVAACGVPVAKHGNRAASSKAGAADTLEALGLDMDAAGRTAEKTLAELGICFLFAKNHHPAMGRIQPIRRKIGRRTIFNLMGPLSNPARVSSQLIGIARPAYVPIYAGAMAKLGTGRSLIVSGDEGLDELSLAGGNEVAVVTGHNFEMQRAAPEDAGLPRTPIEAIRGDDAMHNAAALKALLMGAPGPYRDAVLFNAAGALRVAKRGQDWHERVAIAAEALDSGAAHGLLDRWIAMAV
- the trpE gene encoding anthranilate synthase component I, with amino-acid sequence MPDGAEEAAHALRSGAPALVWRKVVADCDTPVGAARRLIEEGRGDFLLESVEGGEIRGRYSLLGLDPDLVFRSHAGTAQINRHWRRDRNAFEAIPGNPLDRLRSLAQDCRIDVPEALPPALACLVGYFGYETIGLVEKLPRAAESELALPDMLFVRPTLICVFDGLTDTLFCVAPIWEAEAPDFAIAQAGERIDAALAALVRPRPAESRAALGTAMPEPVSIMAGDDYKAMVARAKDYILAGDIFQVVLAQRFTCPFALPPLALYRALRRVNPSPFLYFLDLPGFAIVGSSPEILVRVRADASGKREVTIRPIAGTRPRGETRAKDLANEAELLADPKECAEHLMLLDLGRNDVGRVAARGSVTVTDSFTIERYSHVMHIVSNVVGELAEGRDALDALFAGFPAGTVSGAPKIRACEIIAQLEPETRGAYAGGVGYFAPDGSVDSCIVLRTAVVKDGTMHVQAGAGIVADSDPDAELAECRAKAGALFAAAREAVRVASEPGYGQ